In Leptospira montravelensis, the DNA window TTTATTCGCTCGGAAACTTTCTATTTGGATCCAAAAACCAATACTTAAAACACAATATCTCGGTTGTTTTGCATTTTGATGCCGACAAACTTTTGTTTGTGGAGGTGGTTCCTGTTTTTGGAAAACACCAATCCCTTTCTGGTGACCATTATTTTTTTCCACTCGGTCCTAAAGAGGCAGAAAGTTTTTTAAAAGAATATGCGGTCCTTTGCAAACAATTAGGAACCGATCTAGTGATTTCTGGGGGAAGGGGTTATGTTTTTTTGGATAAGGAACTAAAGGCCAAACTAAAACCGTAATGGAACCAACTGCAAGTGAGTCCCACAGCAAAAAAGGGAAAACTCAGTTCGAGTAAATTGGTTTTGTAAATCGAAAAGAGCTGCAAAAAAAATCCCGTAAAAAACAGAATGGATGCCGTTCTTAAAATCCAACCTTTTTCATATAACCAAAAATAGACGGAAACAATTGCAACATACCCAAACAAACAAAACCATTTGAGTTGGGAGGTGGGTTTTAAGTATTCCAGAGAAGGTGCCATTTCTTCTGCTGATTTTGCATCCAAAACATTCAGAATTAAAATGTTTTCGATTAAATCGGCAAAACCGGCGATCACAAGAAGTAGAATCATCCCCATAAAAATTTTTAGAAAGATTGGTCTCACCTTTCTTCCCGCATAATGCCCGGTATACGTTAAAAATGCCAGATAACAAAAGATAAATCCAAAATCAAAATAATGAACCTTTCTATATTCCGCAGATAAATGGAAAAAATCGATGGTGTCAGGGATTCCGATTAGGTCTTGGACTTGTTTGGGGGTTTCTGCCATTTCCAGTCCGAGTAGTGTGGATTCAAATCCGGAGTGGTTGTCAAGGGCAGGTTCTTTCGGGGTGATGTGGTTTAAAAACCCAGCATACAGCGCTAAAAATAAGCCAAGGGCAAGGCCCCAAACTTCTGGAAAATTTGATTTTTCACCCATAAAAATGTTAGAAATTACATAGAAATGGAAGGGTTTGGGAACTCCAAGAAGAAATTCCATTGACCCAAGGCCCCATTGGCAAAACCCTAGTGGAAACTAACAAATTCTTCTACCTACAAGTGTTTCTATGTAGGTATACCCATAGGAGAAATATGAGAAACTACGAAATCACGAATATTCTTCGTGAAGGGAATGTAGAAGAGACGAAGTCTGCAGTAAAAGACTTACTCTCCAAATACAACTTCACGATCCAAGGCGAAGAGGATTGGGGTTCTAAAAGACTCTGGCATCCGGTTGGACAAGACGAACAAGGTCACTTCACACTTATCAAGTGTTCCGGCGCACCACAAGAAGTTGCAAAGATCGAACATGAGTTTAAACTCAATGCCAACATCTTAAAAACCCTCGTAATTAGGGCCAATGGCTAACGATCTCAATAAAATACTTATAATCGGTCGAATGACCCGTGATCCGGAATTTAAATCGGTGAACGGAAGTTCTGTTGTCAATTTTTCAATTGCGAATAACAGAGTTTATGTGACTAACGGTGAAAAAAAAGAGGAAACTCATTATTTTGACTGTGTGGCATGGGGCCGACTTGCTGACATTTTAAAACAATATGCTGGCAAAGGAAAACAAGTAGCGATTGAAGGTCGACTGCAACAACAGTCCTGGGAAACTCCTGAAGGCAAAAAAGCCTCTAAAATCCGCGTCTATGTTGAATCCGCACAATTGTTGGGCGGCCAAGGACAGGGTGGTGGATCAGGTGGTGACCGTTCTGACAGTTCCAATTCTTATGATTCCGGCGTAAGTAGTGGTTATGATGATTATCCAGCCGGTGATGACGACATTCCTTTTTGATAGGTTATGACAATGAGCGAAACGACAAATATTGATGATACAAGAACAGATTCCCGCGAGAGTATGGACGGGATGGAAGACGACGAAAAAGGCGGTTTCCGTGGTAAAGACGGAGAAGGCAAATTCGGTCGTAAAAACGCAAAATATAAAAAGAAAGTATGTAAGTTCTGTGCTGACAAAGCCTTACTTGCAGGTCTTGATTACAAACGAGTAGACATCTTAGAAAGATTTGTTACCAACCGTGGTAAAATCATTCCAAGAAGAATCACTGGAACTTGTGGCAAACACCAAAGAGCCCTTGCTCGTGAAATCAGAAAATCCAGATCTATCGGTTTACTACCGTTTAAAGTTCTGTAGGAGTAACGGATGAAAGTTGTATTACAAAAAGACGTATTAAATCTTGGTGATGCTGGTGATGTAAAAGAAGTTGCAGATGGTTATGCACGTAACTTCCTCATCCCTAGAAGATTTGCTGTCCGTGCAAATGATGGAAACACTAAAGCTGCGATTCACCAAAAGAGACTTGCTGAACTCAAACGCGACAAACGCGTAAAAGTGATGAAAGAACTTTCTACTTCAATAGATGGTAAAACATACGAAGTAAAAGTGAAAGTGGGCGAAAACGACAAACTTTTTGGTTCTGTTACAGCGAATGACATTGCACTTGCAATTAAAAACACTGGAGTAGAACTCGACAAACGTAAGTTAGATTTAGGTGAGCCAATTAAATCTGTTGGTGAATTTAAAATCAAAGTTCGTTTGGCTGAAGGTGTTGTACCTCAAATCGTAGTTAAAGTCGTCGGCCAAGCATAGTCTTACACTAAAGCTTTTTCGATGAATTCTAACCCCCTTCAGGAGATAGAGTCTGAGAAGAACTTAATCGGTTACCTACTCATGAGAGGGGTAGCCGGGCAGGAAGACTTAGGTCTAAGCCCGGACGACTTCTATATGGACACACATAGGCGTGTCTTTGAAGCCGTCACTGATCTTATTAACGAAGGGATCAATATCGACCTAGTTACGGTCACAAACCAAATGCGGGAAAAACGTCTTTTTAAAGATGAGTCCCGCGACTTGGAATACATCACTTCTCTTTACAAAGATACAGTTCCTTTCCAACCATTAGAATACTATGTTCGGCGTGTGAAACGTGTTTCCGACAGACGTAAGTATGTCGAAGCATTAAACCAAGCCATTGACAAAGTTAAAATTGAACCTGGAGAAAACGATTCTATATTTAGTCTCGTAGAACAGTCGCTCATGGACATTTCTCGCCAAGAGAGATCCAAAGGTTTACGAAAAGTAAAAGACGATGCCAACGCCCTGATTGATTACATTAAAAATGTAGTCGCTGCCAGCCAAAATGGAACGGGTGGTATCAATGGATTAAAAACCCATTTTACTGGTCTCGATATGGCAACCACAGGTCTTAAATCTCACGAACTTATGATCCTTGCGGCACGTCCTGGAAACGGAAAAACTACGTTTGCTTTGAATATCGCTGCCAATGCCGCTTTGAAAGAACGTAAAACCGTTGTTATCTTTTCCCTTGAGATGAGCCGGATCGAATTACTTCTCAAACTCATCAGTGCGGATGCAAGGATTGATTCCTATGCCTTAAAAGCAGGAACTCTCACTTCGGCACAAATGACACAACTGAAAGACAGTATTGGGAACATTACCTCTGCTAGTTTATATATTGATGATTCAGGATATTTGACCATCCAAGAATTTTCGGCAAGACTACGCCAACTTCGGACTACTGAAGAAGTGGGTCTTGTGATTGTGGATTATTTGCAGCTCATGAGTGATCCGAAAGCCGCTATGGGAGGAAGGCAACAAGAGGTTGCCAATATTTCCAGGGGTCTTAAACAAATGGCAAGGGAAGTGGGTTGTCCTATCATCGCTTTATCACAGATGAACCGTTCCATTGAAAACCGCTCCAAAGACCAAAGGCCACAACTCTCCGACTTACGGGAGTCAGGTGCCATTGAACAGGATGCGGACATTGTATGTTTTATTTATCGGGAAGAAATGGTGAAACCTCCCGAGGAGCTTGACCCAAACAAAAGGGGAATGGCAGAGATCATTATCGCCAAAAACAGAGCGGGTGCTACGGCCGATTTTCCATTGATGTTCAATCCGAAAATCAGCCGTTTCGACAACGTTCCATTATAAAGAGGTTTTCCATTGAATCAGTGGGTCAGTTCCGAATACAAAAATAGAATTAGCGCAACAAGTGTCTCCGATGCCTTTGTTGGTAAAACTTTATTCCTTTCCGGTTGGGCTTTTCGTTACCGCGACCAAGGTGGTGTGATCTTTATCGATCTTCGTGATCGTTCGGGAATTTTACAAATCGTTGCGAGAAAAGAAATTTTGGGAGATGACTTTTCCAAAGTAGAAAAAATTCGTTCTGAGTTTGTGATTGCTGTCAAAGGAAAACTTTCTCTAAGGGATGCCGAATCCGTGAATCCAAAAATGGAAACCGGCAAATATGAGTTAATTGCTGATTCCGTAGAAATTTTAAATACATCCAAAACTCCTCCCTTTACTTTAGATGAGTTTGATCCTTCGGGCGAAGAAATTCGCTTGAAGTATCGTTATCTTGATATGCGAAGAGAAGAACTTCGTGACCGATTAGTATTACGTCACAAACTAACGTTTGCTTTACGGGAATACTTAGATAGTAAATCCTTTTTAGAAATTGAAACTCCTATTTTAAATAAATCCACACCGGAAGGGGCACGGGACTTTCTTGTTCCTTCTCGTTTGAATGCCGGTGAGTTTTATGCTCTCCCACAGTCTCCCCAACTTTTTAAACAAATCTTAATGATTGGGGGAATGGAAAGGTATTTCCAAATCGTAAAATGTTTTCGTGATGAAGACTTACGTGCAGACCGCCAACCAGAATTCACCCAACTCGATATGGAGTTTTCTTTTGTCACAGAAGAAGACATCCGTCGTGAAATTGAAGCTATGTGGGCATTTGCTTTAAAAAAAGTGTTCCAACTAGAAGTGAATGCACCATTTGCCACTATGCCATACCACGTGGCGATGGAAGAATATGGTTCTGACAAACCAGACATTCGTTTTGGAATGAAACTGGTGAATGTATCTGAGATTGTAAAAGATGCCGACTTCCAAGTGTTTAGTGCCGCTGTTTCCGGTGGTGGAGTGGTGAAGGCGATTTGTGTTCCGGGTGGGTCTGTGATTTCCAGAAAAGAAATTGAAGACTTAACTTCTTGGTTATCCCGTGACTTCCGTGCCAAAGGCCTTGCTTACATGAAACACGGGGCAAATGGACTTGAGTCCACCATCACCAAACGATTTACACCGGATGCGCTTGCCGCCATTGCCAAAGCGGTTGGATCTAAAGAAGGAGATATGGTATTTTTTGGCGCCGACTCCTCAAAAATTGTGAATGCATCCCTTGGTGCTTTACGATTGAAATTATCCGAAAAATATGATCCACCTAAGGTTCCTTATAGTTTCCATTGGGTTGTGGATTTTCCTATGTTTGAACTGGATGAAACCACAAAAACTTGGACCTTCCTCCACCATCCCTTTACTTCTCCCAAAGAGGAAGACTTTGACAAACTGAGAGATTGGAAAGCTGGGAAAGAGGTTGACCTTTCTTCGATTGGTGCTAAAGCTTATGATCTAGTTCTCAATGGCACAGAAATTGGGGGTGGATCGATCCGGATTCACAACCCAGAAATCCAAAGCCTAGTTTTGGAAGCCATTGGAATTGGAGAAGAGGATGCTAAATCCAAATTCGGATTTTTACTCGATGCTTTATCGTTTGGAGCTCCACCACATGGGGGGATTGCCTTTGGAGTGGATCGGATTATGATGTTACTCACTGGGGGAACTTCCATTCGTGATGTCATTGCCTTCCCAAAAACACAAAAAGGAACCTGTATGATGAGTGAAGCGCCAGGTCCTGTGGAAGCAAAACAACTAGAAGAATTAAAACTCAGGGTAGTCACTATCTAATATGGATGAAAGTTTTACATTTCAGGAAGAATCCCTCTACCAAACGGTATGTGGGATTGGAGACAGCAAACTCCCGTTATGGGAAAGTCGCCTCAATGTAAAACTCATCCCTCGTGGAAAATCACTCATCATCCAAGGAAGTGAAGACCAAGTCCAAGTGGCCTTGGATACCTTTCATAAGGTGGAAGAAAATTTCAAACGAAGGCCCGACAAAGCCGACTATTCTTTTTTTGATATCGATTATTTGGTAAATAAAGTAAAAGATTCCAGTGGTGGATGGCCGATCCCAGGTTCTTCTGACTTCCAGAAGGAAGGAGAAACTTGGACACCAAGAGACAAAATCTTTGTCACCTTCAAAGGAAAACCCATCTTTCCTCGTACCAAAAACCAAGAAAGTTTTGTCGATAGCCTTCATAAAAACTACATCACCATTGCTATGGGTCCTGCTGGAACCGGTAAAACCTTTTTGTCCATTGCGTCGGCTTGCCGTATGATGCAAACAGGAGAAGTGGAAAGACTGATCCTCACAAGGCCTGCGGTCGAAGCCGGTGAAAACTTAGG includes these proteins:
- the rpsF gene encoding 30S ribosomal protein S6, with the protein product MRNYEITNILREGNVEETKSAVKDLLSKYNFTIQGEEDWGSKRLWHPVGQDEQGHFTLIKCSGAPQEVAKIEHEFKLNANILKTLVIRANG
- a CDS encoding single-stranded DNA-binding protein, coding for MANDLNKILIIGRMTRDPEFKSVNGSSVVNFSIANNRVYVTNGEKKEETHYFDCVAWGRLADILKQYAGKGKQVAIEGRLQQQSWETPEGKKASKIRVYVESAQLLGGQGQGGGSGGDRSDSSNSYDSGVSSGYDDYPAGDDDIPF
- the rpsR gene encoding 30S ribosomal protein S18 — its product is MEDDEKGGFRGKDGEGKFGRKNAKYKKKVCKFCADKALLAGLDYKRVDILERFVTNRGKIIPRRITGTCGKHQRALAREIRKSRSIGLLPFKVL
- the rplI gene encoding 50S ribosomal protein L9; translation: MKVVLQKDVLNLGDAGDVKEVADGYARNFLIPRRFAVRANDGNTKAAIHQKRLAELKRDKRVKVMKELSTSIDGKTYEVKVKVGENDKLFGSVTANDIALAIKNTGVELDKRKLDLGEPIKSVGEFKIKVRLAEGVVPQIVVKVVGQA
- the dnaB gene encoding replicative DNA helicase, encoding MNSNPLQEIESEKNLIGYLLMRGVAGQEDLGLSPDDFYMDTHRRVFEAVTDLINEGINIDLVTVTNQMREKRLFKDESRDLEYITSLYKDTVPFQPLEYYVRRVKRVSDRRKYVEALNQAIDKVKIEPGENDSIFSLVEQSLMDISRQERSKGLRKVKDDANALIDYIKNVVAASQNGTGGINGLKTHFTGLDMATTGLKSHELMILAARPGNGKTTFALNIAANAALKERKTVVIFSLEMSRIELLLKLISADARIDSYALKAGTLTSAQMTQLKDSIGNITSASLYIDDSGYLTIQEFSARLRQLRTTEEVGLVIVDYLQLMSDPKAAMGGRQQEVANISRGLKQMAREVGCPIIALSQMNRSIENRSKDQRPQLSDLRESGAIEQDADIVCFIYREEMVKPPEELDPNKRGMAEIIIAKNRAGATADFPLMFNPKISRFDNVPL
- the aspS gene encoding aspartate--tRNA ligase, with protein sequence MNQWVSSEYKNRISATSVSDAFVGKTLFLSGWAFRYRDQGGVIFIDLRDRSGILQIVARKEILGDDFSKVEKIRSEFVIAVKGKLSLRDAESVNPKMETGKYELIADSVEILNTSKTPPFTLDEFDPSGEEIRLKYRYLDMRREELRDRLVLRHKLTFALREYLDSKSFLEIETPILNKSTPEGARDFLVPSRLNAGEFYALPQSPQLFKQILMIGGMERYFQIVKCFRDEDLRADRQPEFTQLDMEFSFVTEEDIRREIEAMWAFALKKVFQLEVNAPFATMPYHVAMEEYGSDKPDIRFGMKLVNVSEIVKDADFQVFSAAVSGGGVVKAICVPGGSVISRKEIEDLTSWLSRDFRAKGLAYMKHGANGLESTITKRFTPDALAAIAKAVGSKEGDMVFFGADSSKIVNASLGALRLKLSEKYDPPKVPYSFHWVVDFPMFELDETTKTWTFLHHPFTSPKEEDFDKLRDWKAGKEVDLSSIGAKAYDLVLNGTEIGGGSIRIHNPEIQSLVLEAIGIGEEDAKSKFGFLLDALSFGAPPHGGIAFGVDRIMMLLTGGTSIRDVIAFPKTQKGTCMMSEAPGPVEAKQLEELKLRVVTI
- a CDS encoding PhoH family protein yields the protein MDESFTFQEESLYQTVCGIGDSKLPLWESRLNVKLIPRGKSLIIQGSEDQVQVALDTFHKVEENFKRRPDKADYSFFDIDYLVNKVKDSSGGWPIPGSSDFQKEGETWTPRDKIFVTFKGKPIFPRTKNQESFVDSLHKNYITIAMGPAGTGKTFLSIASACRMMQTGEVERLILTRPAVEAGENLGFLPGDLTQKVNPYLRPIYDALHECIGFEKTSEYLQVGKIEIAPIAFMRGRTLSHSFIILDEAQNCTLPQLKMFLTRFGKNSKMAISGDATQIDLAHGRSGLEKTVYTLRNLNGIETIFFGREDITRHPIVESIVRRFEENESLFTKKT